Within Providencia huaxiensis, the genomic segment TACCGATCTCTTTGAGGATTTTTTTAGGTTAGGGGTTCAAAATAGGTGTAATTTCTTAGTGGTTGGCGGAACTGGATCAGGGAAAACAACTTACGGTAAAACAATTGCTGATGAATTTCCTAAAGATAGAAGAATTATAACGATAGAAGATGTTCACGAAATGCCATTACCGTTACATAGAAATCATGTGCATTTATTTTATAAAGAGGGGGGAGTTAAACCTCGTACTTTGATTGAATCAGCTATGCGTATGAAACCTGATCATATCTTTTTAGCTGAATTAAGGGGGGATGAAGCATGGAGCTACTTAGAAGCCTTAAATACGGGGCATGAGGGAAGTATCACAACAATTCATGCAAATAATTGTTATGCCTCTTTTGAGCGTTTAAAATCATTGATTAAACAATCCCCCGTTGGTTTAACAATTGATATGGATTTAATAAATTATACAGTTAAAACAAGTTTGGATATTATTGTTTTTATGAATCATTCATACCCTACAGAAGTTTATTTTGATCCAATCGAAAAAATGAAGTTATTAAGTGGGGTTTGATTATGCCTATAATTTATTTTCTCATTTTTGTTTTTTTTGCTTTTTTTGTTTTTAAATTAAAGCTGGTTGACCGTGTTTTTGATAGGTTTTCAATTATTGATTTATTGATTTTTAATGGTTTTATTGTGCCTTTAGCTGTTTTTTTGGCTTTGTTTTATTTTGGGTATGCTATTGATGATTCTTGTGTGGCTGCTTCTACGTTGTCACTTGCTTTAAATGCAATGGTTACTTTGTTATTTACTGTTAAAAAGGAAACGAAAGATGAAATTTCAAAAAAAAATATTAAATGATTATATGTTTAACTTTAAATCGTTACAAACAAATCCTAGAAAGGGTAAATCTATACCTAAAGTTACTCTAATGAGTAACTTTCCTTTTAATAGTATGAATAGAATAGTAACAATCGGTGAGGTCATAGATATTTATGGAAAATAAAAAGCCATTAATTATTT encodes:
- the virB11 gene encoding P-type DNA transfer ATPase VirB11, giving the protein MVSDKTVRHYLDITGLGEFLAQDGISEVIINKPCEIVIEGDNGWTFHKAPNATFENLQHLGTALTTYNNAGSLDAKNPIKSLVLPDGERSQIIIPPACEAGCISMTIRKPSLKRFTLRDYVESGRFKKIKRARKFDGELSESQKDMLSLYEKALDNTDLFEDFFRLGVQNRCNFLVVGGTGSGKTTYGKTIADEFPKDRRIITIEDVHEMPLPLHRNHVHLFYKEGGVKPRTLIESAMRMKPDHIFLAELRGDEAWSYLEALNTGHEGSITTIHANNCYASFERLKSLIKQSPVGLTIDMDLINYTVKTSLDIIVFMNHSYPTEVYFDPIEKMKLLSGV